From a single Sulfolobales archaeon genomic region:
- a CDS encoding V-type ATP synthase subunit K (produces ATP from ADP in the presence of a proton gradient across the membrane; the K subunit is a nonenzymatic component which binds the dimeric form by interacting with the G and E subunits) has product MAKGSLRSAWIIYGSGIAFAVAISIALALLIQIGTSQTTMLLQQLELQQAAFNAKEFGERMGRFIGAGLALGLAGIGAGIAVGLAGAAAISAFTEKPEVFGRSFLIVVLGEGIAIYGIAIAILVLILGVP; this is encoded by the coding sequence ATGGCTAAAGGGTCTTTGAGGAGCGCCTGGATTATATATGGCTCTGGAATCGCTTTTGCAGTAGCAATATCAATAGCACTAGCACTTTTAATCCAAATAGGGACTTCACAAACAACAATGCTCCTACAACAGCTTGAGCTACAGCAGGCCGCATTCAATGCAAAGGAATTCGGGGAGAGAATGGGAAGATTCATAGGTGCTGGGCTCGCCCTGGGACTGGCTGGCATAGGTGCTGGAATAGCTGTGGGGCTAGCAGGTGCTGCAGCAATAAGCGCATTCACGGAAAAGCCTGAGGTCTTCGGAAGATCTTTCCTAATAGTCGTACTTGGCGAGGGAATTGCTATATATGGTATAGCAATTGCGATCCTAGTGCTAATACTAGGAGTACCATAA
- a CDS encoding V-type ATP synthase subunit D, with the protein MAIDPRSVLPTKINLINLRRSYATIRRIRRVLEDKREVLLLNIRIAIEEFTRLQNSVREKLKKAYEKYSIAVSQAGLVGLRSIESSTRKAASVIVGERAAFGIKIPVLTIDRESIQKPEYPPGTTPYSLDVSIELLRDALEEIVKLAEAEATLKRLIEELRRTQKLINAIDYLIIPNYVNTIKRIRSVLEERMREEFIRLKLMKKKLVARGAARG; encoded by the coding sequence ATGGCTATAGACCCCAGATCTGTGCTCCCCACAAAGATAAATCTGATAAACCTGAGGAGAAGCTATGCGACTATAAGGAGGATTAGGAGGGTTTTAGAGGATAAGAGGGAGGTGCTACTCCTAAACATCAGAATAGCTATTGAGGAGTTCACAAGGCTTCAGAACTCGGTTAGGGAGAAGCTTAAAAAGGCGTATGAGAAATACTCAATAGCCGTTTCACAAGCCGGCCTAGTGGGTTTGAGGAGCATCGAATCTTCAACGAGGAAGGCAGCATCTGTGATTGTTGGTGAGAGGGCAGCGTTTGGTATTAAGATACCTGTTCTGACCATCGATAGGGAGAGCATACAGAAGCCAGAATATCCCCCTGGAACCACTCCGTATAGCCTCGATGTATCGATAGAATTGCTTAGAGATGCATTAGAGGAGATTGTGAAGCTCGCAGAGGCAGAGGCAACATTAAAGAGACTTATAGAGGAGCTGAGGAGAACCCAGAAGCTTATAAATGCAATTGACTATCTAATAATACCTAACTACGTAAATACTATCAAGAGGATTAGGAGTGTCTTAGAGGAGAGAATGAGAGAGGAATTTATAAGGTTAAAGCTTATGAAGAAGAAATTGGTGGCGAGGGGAGCTGCACGTGGCTGA
- a CDS encoding V-type ATP synthase subunit B: MSQYREYETIKEIRGPLIIVEKASGVAFDELVEVELPNGEKRSGRVLEVGMGYAVVQVFEGTTGISTRGTKVRFLGKTMEAPVSEAMLGRIFDGLGRPLDGGPPVLAEERRDINGSPINPASRAYPEDFIQTGISAIDGMNTLVRGQKLPIFSGGGLPHNMLAAQIARQATVRGEREEFAVVFAAMGIKYDEALFFRKFFEETGAIKRVAMFINLADEPAMVRLITPRMALTLAEYLAFERDMHVLVILTDMTSYCEALREISSAREEVPGRQGYPGYMYSDLASIYERAGRAIGKKGSITQMPILTMPADDITHPIPDLTGYITEGQIVLDRGLYNRGIYPPVNVLMSLSRLMKEGIGPGKTREDHGDVSNQLYASYSRGQELRSLAIIVGEESLSETDRKYLRFADAFERRFLSQGFYENRSIEETLDIGWEVLSILPESELTNIKDVYIEKYHPRRRAKGA; this comes from the coding sequence ATCTCACAATATAGAGAATATGAGACTATAAAAGAGATTAGAGGTCCTCTAATAATAGTTGAAAAAGCAAGCGGTGTAGCCTTTGACGAGCTTGTTGAGGTAGAGCTACCAAATGGTGAGAAGAGGAGTGGAAGAGTTCTAGAGGTTGGTATGGGATATGCTGTAGTACAGGTTTTCGAGGGTACTACGGGGATTAGCACTAGAGGTACTAAGGTAAGGTTCCTAGGAAAAACCATGGAAGCACCTGTATCGGAAGCAATGCTCGGAAGGATCTTCGATGGGCTTGGAAGACCGCTCGATGGAGGTCCGCCTGTGCTTGCCGAGGAGAGAAGGGATATAAATGGCTCCCCGATAAATCCTGCTTCGAGGGCGTATCCAGAGGATTTTATACAAACAGGGATCTCCGCTATAGATGGTATGAACACCCTTGTAAGGGGTCAGAAGCTACCTATATTCAGCGGTGGAGGGCTTCCCCACAATATGCTCGCAGCACAGATAGCGAGGCAGGCAACGGTGAGAGGTGAGAGGGAGGAGTTCGCTGTTGTATTCGCTGCTATGGGGATCAAATATGATGAGGCTCTATTCTTTAGAAAGTTCTTCGAGGAGACAGGGGCTATAAAGAGGGTTGCTATGTTTATAAACCTAGCTGATGAGCCTGCAATGGTTAGGCTTATAACCCCTAGAATGGCTCTAACCCTAGCCGAGTATCTCGCATTCGAGAGGGATATGCATGTCCTCGTGATCCTAACAGATATGACCAGCTATTGCGAGGCCCTCAGAGAGATCAGCTCTGCGAGGGAAGAGGTTCCAGGGAGACAGGGGTATCCTGGATATATGTACTCAGACCTAGCATCTATATATGAGAGGGCTGGAAGGGCTATAGGTAAGAAGGGATCTATTACTCAGATGCCAATCCTAACAATGCCTGCAGATGATATAACACACCCCATACCAGATCTAACTGGATATATAACTGAGGGGCAGATAGTGCTTGATAGAGGTCTATATAACAGGGGTATATATCCGCCTGTAAATGTTCTTATGAGCCTCTCAAGGCTTATGAAGGAGGGTATAGGGCCTGGCAAGACGAGAGAGGATCATGGTGATGTTAGTAACCAGCTCTACGCATCCTACTCCAGAGGCCAGGAGCTGAGGAGCCTAGCAATAATAGTTGGTGAGGAGAGCCTCTCCGAGACCGATAGGAAGTATCTGAGATTCGCAGATGCCTTTGAGAGGAGATTCCTATCTCAAGGCTTCTACGAGAACAGATCTATTGAAGAGACCCTAGACATAGGGTGGGAGGTACTCTCCATACTCCCTGAAAGCGAGCTAACCAATATAAAGGATGTATATATAGAGAAGTACCATCCGAGAAGAAGGGCTAAGGGTGCGTAG
- a CDS encoding V-type ATP synthase subunit A: AMWSDARVVIYIGCGERGNEMTEVLEKFPTYKDPWSGRPLMERTILIANTSNMPVSAREASIYVGVTMAEYYRDMGYDVLLVADSTSRWAEALREIAGRLEEMPAEEGYPSYLQSRLAEFYERAGRVIALGRPERIGSVTLVGAVSPPGADFTEPVTTHTRRFIRVFWALDTALAYSRHYPAINWITSYSAYVDTVTKWWINNIAKDWRELRDTIYSILQRENELREIVRLIGPENLAEPDKLVMDVARIIREGFLKQNAYDKIDAFASPQKQVMLMRAIVSFYRSAKKLVDSGVSVKAIREKTQDLVTELIKARFTIPNEELNKLEELEKKILERLGSLAG, encoded by the coding sequence GCTATGTGGAGCGATGCAAGAGTTGTGATATACATAGGATGTGGCGAGAGGGGTAATGAGATGACCGAGGTTCTGGAGAAGTTCCCAACATATAAGGATCCGTGGAGTGGGAGGCCGTTAATGGAGAGAACAATATTGATAGCGAATACAAGCAACATGCCAGTATCAGCTAGGGAGGCTAGCATCTATGTCGGGGTCACCATGGCCGAGTATTATCGAGACATGGGCTATGATGTTCTACTAGTAGCGGATTCCACAAGCAGGTGGGCCGAGGCTTTGAGAGAGATCGCTGGGAGGCTTGAGGAGATGCCTGCCGAGGAGGGCTATCCAAGCTATCTACAGAGTAGGCTTGCAGAGTTCTATGAGAGGGCTGGAAGGGTTATAGCCCTTGGAAGGCCTGAGAGAATAGGGTCTGTAACCCTTGTAGGCGCTGTATCCCCTCCAGGGGCTGATTTCACAGAGCCTGTGACCACCCATACTAGGAGGTTTATAAGGGTTTTCTGGGCTCTAGATACTGCTCTAGCCTATTCAAGGCACTACCCTGCTATAAACTGGATCACAAGCTACTCAGCCTATGTAGATACTGTGACCAAGTGGTGGATCAATAATATTGCGAAGGACTGGAGAGAGCTAAGGGATACGATATACTCGATCCTGCAGAGGGAGAACGAGCTTAGAGAGATAGTGAGGCTGATAGGGCCTGAAAACCTTGCTGAACCTGATAAGCTTGTCATGGATGTGGCGAGGATAATTAGGGAGGGGTTCTTAAAGCAGAACGCCTATGACAAGATAGATGCATTTGCATCTCCACAGAAGCAGGTAATGCTTATGAGGGCTATAGTGAGCTTCTATAGAAGTGCTAAAAAGCTTGTCGACTCAGGTGTTAGCGTTAAAGCTATAAGGGAGAAGACCCAGGATCTTGTGACAGAGCTTATAAAGGCTAGGTTCACAATACCTAATGAGGAGCTTAATAAGTTGGAGGAGCTAGAAAAGAAGATCTTGGAGAGGCTTGGAAGCTTAGCTGGGTGA
- a CDS encoding V-type ATP synthase subunit E family protein translates to MSEIYRIYGDPQKIVEEISSEILERLEKMFEELRNNVKRDLEDLINKKASELRSRIDEGIKKYRGTIESSRSKLEVELKKIAEQRREIWINKVVDDVRNRFIKELLDNRELYKKFLRRSLEAVLALEGEVYIETNDSSLSLVKEVIEEIGAGDRVRSVSGGAKISGGFIALSRDRSIRYNYTLDHVIETSLYELKVRISRILFG, encoded by the coding sequence ATGTCGGAGATATATAGGATCTATGGTGATCCTCAGAAGATCGTTGAGGAAATAAGCTCAGAGATCCTAGAGAGGCTTGAAAAGATGTTTGAGGAGCTAAGGAATAATGTTAAAAGGGATCTAGAAGATCTCATAAATAAAAAGGCCTCTGAGCTAAGATCCAGGATAGATGAGGGTATCAAGAAATATCGAGGAACAATTGAAAGCTCAAGATCTAAATTAGAGGTTGAGTTAAAAAAGATAGCTGAGCAGAGACGCGAGATATGGATCAACAAGGTTGTTGATGATGTTAGAAATAGATTTATCAAGGAGCTTTTAGATAATAGAGAGTTATATAAGAAGTTTCTAAGGAGATCATTAGAGGCTGTTCTAGCATTAGAGGGCGAGGTGTATATAGAGACAAACGATTCATCTCTAAGCCTTGTTAAGGAGGTTATAGAGGAGATAGGTGCAGGTGATAGAGTCAGATCAGTCTCTGGTGGGGCAAAAATCAGTGGAGGCTTTATAGCCCTTTCAAGAGACAGATCAATTAGATATAACTACACACTTGACCATGTGATAGAGACAAGCTTATACGAGCTTAAAGTTAGGATATCGAGAATATTGTTTGGGTGA
- a CDS encoding V-type ATP synthase subunit F, translated as MKKGRIVVLGDRYVVNAFGMLGVEGFVVENVDDAEKQLRTLSKSGDIALIIVTKDVADMVQDVIDRISMSPGAPVITVIPSMWSDVKPIDAASLLKKALGVG; from the coding sequence ATGAAAAAGGGTAGGATAGTGGTTCTCGGAGATAGATACGTTGTAAACGCCTTCGGCATGCTTGGGGTGGAGGGCTTTGTCGTTGAAAATGTAGATGATGCTGAGAAGCAGTTGAGAACCCTATCTAAGTCGGGAGATATTGCTCTGATAATAGTGACAAAGGATGTGGCTGATATGGTGCAAGACGTTATAGATAGGATCTCTATGTCTCCAGGGGCGCCTGTGATAACGGTTATACCGAGTATGTGGAGCGATGTAAAGCCCATAGATGCAGCGTCTCTCCTGAAAAAAGCCCTAGGGGTTGGGTGA
- a CDS encoding V-type ATPase 116kDa subunit family protein: MLLPEKMARISLLVSKRDLDLAVYSLMETGSFQPVSRLGEGRASERARLMLPAIGEGISRLEQYMGLVGVRIGQLRLSQDMVLEGSEWFEISSKLLQSLREIDEKFEDLYRRARDLQEKISSLEPIAQVMSVLSDIDIDLERVVNGRVLRAYIFISQNERLERILSAIEKRVGSLIAISRPLDENSSVLLIITKRRDEEIKEIARQEKAREIEVPKGYPLNPKMLSEQLNRELEESRSELNRVRETASKIYEEISDKFLETYAGLVTAREALYLLARSRDKGRYALIEGYIPKSSIEDSLKIIRSRLGDRAIVEVKEIGRLERNLDEEPPSKYSVPKRLQTFKMISELYGPPSYREVVPIYITAITFPLIFGLMFPDLGHGLVLLIAGIIFYKILGRENRSYRELGELVIYVSLAAIIAGILSGEFFGPATPVSKYIEEHLYSGATPPLAVPIGKEEGGAVGEALMRLIFLSLRIGGATLVLSTLLGMVNSLLERDFEKMVARDIPRFLLFLSVAAPVFIYQSIELAGQTYGYLAFITPSPGGLAPDVIKGLLYLGLIWIFLGEVAVESMKHGISYGIKKLVDGFMEFFDTIIILIGNTISYLRIMGIALAHIAIIIAFYQPVKSMIDAGGIISLPAWILYAVGNLLDIGLESIVAFAHTLRLHLYEMFGKFYMGVGKPYEPLKPPMIKVEIKK; the protein is encoded by the coding sequence GTGCTCCTGCCGGAGAAGATGGCTAGGATCTCTCTGTTGGTTTCAAAAAGGGATCTAGACCTAGCTGTCTACTCACTTATGGAGACAGGCTCATTCCAGCCTGTATCAAGACTGGGAGAGGGGAGGGCTTCTGAGAGGGCAAGGCTAATGCTACCAGCTATTGGTGAGGGTATATCGAGGTTAGAGCAGTATATGGGGCTTGTAGGTGTTAGAATAGGTCAGCTCAGGCTTAGCCAAGACATGGTTTTAGAGGGGAGTGAGTGGTTTGAGATATCATCGAAGCTTCTCCAATCCCTCAGAGAGATTGATGAGAAGTTCGAGGATCTATATAGAAGGGCTAGAGATCTACAGGAGAAGATCAGCAGCCTTGAACCTATAGCCCAGGTTATGAGTGTTTTAAGCGATATAGATATTGATCTCGAAAGGGTTGTGAATGGTAGGGTGTTGAGGGCATATATCTTTATATCTCAAAACGAAAGGCTGGAGAGGATCTTAAGCGCTATAGAGAAGAGGGTAGGATCATTAATAGCTATATCGAGACCCCTTGATGAAAATAGCAGCGTGCTCTTGATAATAACCAAGAGAAGGGATGAGGAAATCAAAGAGATAGCTAGGCAGGAGAAGGCTAGAGAGATAGAGGTTCCAAAGGGCTACCCGCTAAATCCAAAGATGCTTTCAGAGCAGCTGAATAGAGAGCTCGAGGAATCCAGGTCTGAGCTAAACAGGGTTAGGGAAACAGCATCGAAGATCTATGAAGAGATATCGGATAAATTCCTAGAAACATATGCAGGGCTTGTCACAGCTAGAGAGGCTCTCTACCTACTGGCAAGGTCTAGGGATAAAGGTAGATATGCTCTTATAGAAGGCTATATTCCGAAGAGCTCTATAGAGGATTCTCTAAAGATCATCAGAAGTAGGCTTGGCGATAGAGCTATTGTTGAGGTTAAAGAGATCGGCAGGCTTGAGAGAAATCTGGATGAAGAGCCTCCTTCAAAATACTCTGTGCCGAAGAGGCTCCAGACATTTAAAATGATCTCAGAGCTATATGGCCCTCCAAGCTATAGAGAGGTTGTTCCTATCTATATAACAGCCATAACCTTCCCCCTCATATTCGGCCTCATGTTCCCAGATCTAGGGCATGGATTGGTTCTCCTAATAGCTGGGATTATATTTTATAAAATACTTGGTAGAGAAAATAGATCTTATAGGGAGTTGGGGGAGCTTGTGATATATGTCTCGCTAGCAGCCATAATAGCTGGAATCCTATCCGGAGAATTTTTCGGCCCAGCAACACCTGTTTCCAAATATATTGAGGAACATCTATATAGCGGGGCAACACCGCCTCTAGCGGTTCCAATAGGTAAAGAGGAGGGAGGCGCTGTTGGTGAGGCATTGATGCGCCTCATATTCCTATCCTTAAGAATCGGTGGGGCTACACTGGTGCTTTCAACATTGCTGGGGATGGTTAACTCATTATTAGAGAGGGATTTTGAAAAAATGGTGGCAAGGGATATCCCGAGATTCCTTTTATTCCTATCAGTTGCAGCACCTGTTTTTATATATCAAAGCATAGAGCTGGCCGGCCAGACATATGGATATCTAGCCTTTATAACACCATCGCCGGGGGGATTGGCGCCTGATGTTATCAAGGGGCTCCTATATCTAGGGCTTATATGGATCTTCCTTGGCGAGGTAGCTGTTGAATCTATGAAGCACGGGATATCATATGGGATCAAGAAGCTCGTAGATGGATTTATGGAGTTCTTCGACACAATAATAATATTAATAGGTAATACAATAAGCTATCTCAGGATCATGGGGATAGCGCTAGCACATATAGCAATAATAATCGCCTTCTACCAGCCTGTGAAGAGCATGATAGATGCTGGTGGCATCATATCCCTACCAGCCTGGATACTATATGCTGTAGGAAACTTACTAGATATAGGGCTGGAATCAATAGTAGCATTCGCCCACACACTCAGGCTACATCTCTATGAAATGTTCGGAAAATTCTATATGGGAGTAGGAAAGCCCTACGAACCCCTTAAACCACCAATGATAAAGGTGGAGATAAAGAAATAG
- a CDS encoding Mut7-C RNAse domain-containing protein: MRYSGMPADPRFIVDTMLGNLARWLRILGYDAIYSPTMEDWAILRIAERDKRIIVTRDVGLYRRAIKKGLEAVLIDSIKVDEMLRTLVKKYGLRTSFDENDTRCPKCNNVLRKTTSLIEISSKVDKEVALSYKVFWICSSCGKVYWKGRHWRTIEEILSSI; encoded by the coding sequence GTGAGGTATAGTGGAATGCCAGCAGATCCTAGATTCATTGTTGATACCATGTTGGGTAACCTAGCTAGGTGGCTTAGAATCCTGGGCTATGATGCAATATATAGCCCTACCATGGAGGATTGGGCTATATTGAGAATAGCTGAGAGAGATAAAAGGATAATTGTGACTAGGGATGTTGGGCTATATAGAAGGGCAATTAAAAAGGGTTTGGAAGCGGTATTGATAGACTCGATAAAAGTAGATGAGATGTTGAGAACGCTTGTTAAAAAATATGGTCTGAGAACTAGTTTTGATGAGAATGATACGAGATGTCCTAAATGCAATAATGTGCTTAGAAAAACCACATCGCTAATTGAGATTAGCAGTAAGGTTGATAAGGAGGTAGCACTCTCCTACAAGGTGTTCTGGATATGCAGCTCATGCGGTAAGGTTTATTGGAAGGGCAGGCATTGGAGAACCATAGAAGAAATATTATCGAGTATCTAA
- a CDS encoding 50S ribosomal protein L37ae, translated as MPRKKVVGIAGRFGARYGSSLRKRWKEVMEKRYQEYECPRCRKKSVLERIAVGIWRCPKCGHTWAGGAYIPFTEVGKTPATQVTKK; from the coding sequence ATGCCTAGGAAGAAGGTTGTTGGGATAGCTGGGAGGTTTGGCGCTAGATATGGCTCTAGCCTTAGAAAGCGGTGGAAAGAGGTTATGGAGAAGAGATATCAGGAATATGAATGCCCAAGATGTAGGAAGAAATCGGTTTTGGAGAGAATAGCTGTTGGTATATGGAGATGCCCAAAATGTGGCCATACATGGGCAGGAGGCGCTTATATCCCGTTTACGGAAGTTGGTAAGACGCCTGCCACACAGGTAACGAAGAAGTAG
- a CDS encoding D-aminoacyl-tRNA deacylase → MGIAYSIGDPAGRGIARRIIDRRRLICGKSLDPRADDVCEDQYIRLVGFLDDVIYLEYLDDFFHQYDAVIVLSRHRASSGIPSLTVHYTGNPSSEALYGGKPRKLAISMPSLGSSLLYTIYREARSSGLGSLFSITYEATHHGPTENRLPIVFVEIGSSEKEWILGEAHEAWARAIDEAIASRIECSSIGIGVGGNHYPSRFTGLTIERRICLGHIIPRYILKGLSYEEVIDIVGQAIKASSEKIETVYIEEKAAQANKLKAIEKIASEFSLKIEYL, encoded by the coding sequence GTGGGTATTGCATATAGCATTGGGGATCCTGCTGGGAGGGGTATAGCGAGGAGGATCATAGATAGGCGGAGGCTTATATGTGGAAAGTCTCTTGATCCTAGGGCTGATGATGTGTGCGAGGATCAGTATATTAGGTTGGTGGGCTTTTTAGATGATGTTATATATCTAGAATATCTAGATGATTTCTTCCATCAATATGATGCTGTGATTGTTTTATCAAGGCATAGAGCCTCTTCTGGGATACCGAGTCTGACTGTACATTATACAGGCAACCCCAGCTCTGAAGCCCTGTATGGGGGGAAGCCTAGGAAGCTTGCTATAAGCATGCCTAGCCTAGGCTCATCCCTTCTCTATACCATATACAGAGAAGCTAGATCCTCGGGGCTTGGATCTCTATTCAGCATTACATATGAGGCAACGCATCACGGACCTACAGAGAATAGACTCCCCATAGTATTTGTTGAAATAGGGTCTTCTGAGAAAGAGTGGATCCTCGGTGAGGCCCATGAGGCTTGGGCTAGAGCTATAGATGAGGCGATAGCATCTAGGATAGAGTGTTCATCAATAGGAATTGGGGTTGGGGGTAATCACTACCCCAGTAGATTCACAGGGTTAACAATAGAAAGGAGAATTTGTCTCGGTCATATAATACCTAGATATATATTGAAGGGGCTTAGCTATGAGGAAGTGATCGATATAGTTGGGCAGGCTATTAAAGCATCTAGCGAGAAGATCGAGACTGTATATATTGAGGAGAAGGCGGCTCAAGCAAATAAGCTAAAGGCTATAGAGAAGATAGCATCTGAGTTCTCCCTCAAAATAGAATATCTATAG
- a CDS encoding ribonuclease Z: MIKIYFLGTGAGAPTPSRWASSILISVGSSNYLFDCGEGCQLRLSSLGISPLKITSIFITHEHGDHVLGVPPLIESMSHHGRKSPLYIVTPNTIANMIEGVVRTTSRGIGFEIIYRSPEEGYEDSNVGVKGFRTCHSSESWGYRVEVKKRKLVICYSGDTSPCESLARECYSAYILIHEATFTLENAADAKESMHSTAYDAAKLAQAINARYLYLTHISSRYKDQRVVLEEAQSIFRNVRIAEDLMVTYII; the protein is encoded by the coding sequence ATGATAAAGATATATTTCTTAGGAACAGGTGCAGGTGCGCCAACCCCTAGTAGATGGGCATCATCGATACTAATCAGCGTTGGATCATCAAACTATCTCTTTGACTGCGGAGAGGGATGTCAGCTAAGGCTCTCAAGCCTAGGTATATCTCCGCTCAAAATCACATCGATCTTCATCACACACGAGCATGGAGACCATGTTCTCGGGGTTCCACCACTTATTGAGAGCATGTCCCATCATGGGAGGAAATCCCCTCTATATATTGTAACCCCCAACACTATTGCCAATATGATAGAGGGGGTGGTTAGAACAACGAGCAGGGGTATAGGTTTTGAAATAATCTATAGAAGCCCCGAAGAGGGGTATGAGGATAGCAATGTGGGTGTGAAGGGCTTTAGAACATGTCACTCTAGCGAGAGCTGGGGTTATAGGGTGGAGGTGAAGAAAAGGAAGCTGGTAATATGTTATTCAGGCGATACAAGCCCCTGTGAATCCCTTGCTAGGGAGTGTTATAGTGCATATATACTGATCCATGAGGCTACATTTACGTTGGAAAATGCTGCAGATGCGAAGGAATCGATGCATTCAACGGCGTATGATGCAGCTAAACTGGCACAGGCTATTAACGCGAGATATCTATATCTAACACATATAAGCTCGAGATATAAGGATCAACGTGTTGTCCTTGAAGAGGCACAATCAATCTTTAGAAATGTTAGAATAGCTGAAGATCTAATGGTTACATATATAATATAA
- a CDS encoding (2Fe-2S)-binding protein, translated as METLERVRITVRVNGKLYTHEVEPRLLLVHYIRDYLGLTGTHIGCDTSNCGACTVILNGRAVKSCTLYAFMADGGEILTIEGLEKDGKLHPIQEAFWENHALQCGFCTPGMIMTLYDFLQRNPKPNEEEVRRAIEGNLCRCTGYQNIVKAALWAAERMRGGGGGR; from the coding sequence GTGGAGACCCTTGAAAGGGTGAGAATCACTGTTAGGGTAAATGGCAAGCTATATACCCATGAGGTGGAGCCCAGGCTCCTACTGGTTCACTATATAAGGGACTATCTAGGGCTCACAGGAACCCATATAGGGTGTGATACATCTAACTGTGGTGCGTGTACCGTTATACTAAATGGGAGGGCTGTTAAGTCATGCACATTATATGCCTTTATGGCTGATGGTGGAGAGATCCTAACTATAGAGGGGCTTGAGAAGGATGGCAAGCTCCACCCGATTCAAGAGGCTTTCTGGGAGAACCATGCCCTGCAATGCGGATTCTGCACCCCTGGTATGATAATGACCCTCTATGACTTCCTCCAGCGGAATCCAAAGCCTAATGAGGAGGAGGTTAGAAGGGCTATTGAGGGTAATCTATGCAGGTGCACTGGATATCAGAACATTGTTAAAGCTGCTCTCTGGGCTGCTGAGAGAATGCGCGGTGGGGGTGGGGGTAGGTGA